The following DNA comes from Hordeum vulgare subsp. vulgare chromosome 3H, MorexV3_pseudomolecules_assembly, whole genome shotgun sequence.
CGCCATTGCAAATTCTACAGGTGCTGCACAATGTGAAAAGCCAAACAGATGCCGGCCTCGTGTCCGAAGTCAAGAAAGAATTAATTTAACAACGGGGCGTTACACGTAGGCGTATTTTTGTAGCAAGATTTGGATAGGCAAATGCAATGCAGAAGTGTTAGTCTGGGGAATTCTGGTACGGGATTGCCGTTTTGATTTCATGGCTCATTGATGCTCTTGTTTCTATGGTTGGGTTGATCTGGTTCCTTGAGCTGTGATTCCAAATGGTTCCACTTTCTAGTCTTGTTACTGTGTCGtagacatgtactccctccgtcccatattaAATGTAGCTAGGGTTAAAACTTATTCACGTCAGGGAGCTTAACTTAGGCATAGGACAAAAACTTTGCATGAAATGTCAATGAAAAATCCTACATGGAGAAAAGCTGCTGAGCTCCACTGTAGCGAGTGAGCCTCTGAGCAACGTAGGCCGGTGGAATCTtagcttccactcgggaatagcaaACACGTTGATGTGAGagaatatattttttaaagtaATATAGGTAGATATCATATCATGTTAAATATTATACTATTTTATGTCATCTATGACAATAGATAAAATTATATATGATGCTACTTCCTGATACTATAGTATTACACACAGTATCATATGTACGTGGACGGAGCTAGGTTTGGGCAAAGCCTCGGGACCAAGCTTGCTACAGTGTCGTTGAGGATGTTTACCAAGCTTGCTACTATAGTATTACACACTAGCATAAAGAGGGATGCCATGCCCTTCATGACATTGTTGTTGAGGATGTGTACCATGTCAAATTTGCCTACATCAGTAGCATAGCATCAGTGCAACTTGTCATTTTCTCTCTGATGCGGTCAATGCCAAAtgtcaactactccctccgttcctaaatataagtctagtGCAACTTGTCATTTTCTCTCTCATGTAGTCAATGCCAAAtgtcaactactccctccgttcctaaatataagtctttgtaaagatttcactagtggactacatatagatgtatatagacatactttagagtgtacattcaatcattttgttccgtatgtagacacatagtgaaatcgcttaaaagacttatatttaggaacggagggagtagatgtgaTACATTATTGGTAAAAGAAAAATGGATGCTTTCACCTTTCACATCATTATTTTACTCCAACTATCCACACTCCAACGAAAAAATTGATTCATTGACCGTCGCACAAATTTGACACCGGAGCATCTATACTTTGCTTCGGTTCCCAACTTCTCTAATACGACATTGGGGTGCACATCTGTGGGAGCCATCCCAAAGCCAAAAATGGAATTTTGAAATCACCATTTGGCCACATTATAGCTGCCCTTATGAAAGCGACAGTGTATGCTAAATAGCGATGCTAATTTTTTATTGGGTTTCCGCGCCAATTCcccatatttaaaaaaaattgtgttttcttcaaaaatttgaatACACACTCTTCGAACATTGGTCCGGTCCCTGATAACATGTTACTAATATAGGCTTCGACACATctttcaaaataaaaaggaaataagatGATGCATGCAAGCATTTTATATTTTACTAATTATTTATTAAAATCTTATAAAATGATATTTCCTTTTCTAAAAATCATTGTATcatatttgtctagatatgaatttaCGTAGTCACGTTTTAATatttagatacatttatttttaaacaaacctaagacaagaattttaagacggagggagtacaatcaaTTCGGTTGAGGCCACCGTCTCAAGAGTGTGTGTAAGGTCTAAATGTAACCTTTTGGATTTCCTAAAAGCTGAAAAATTCGAGAACACTTTTCTCCAGCTAATAAAACGCGTGAAAGCTTTGCTAACCTTGTGAGGTTGGTTGGAGACCCTGATGGGTGCGATGCGATGGGAGTGGGATACCATGCCAATATGCCATGGACACGGGGTGGGGGAGCCGCTGACCATGTAATGCACGTGTCGGCACGTTCATCATCTTGTCTTCTTTTCCTATTTTAATGCAGCAGCTGGGGTATGTACAGATCAGTTCAATTCAATTCAATCCAATCCATTTCCCGTCCCTGTCTCTCTGTCTATATGGCCCACGCCCCTGCCCCGCCGGAAAACGAAATCCACGTCGCCCCCGCGCGGCCGCCGACGTAAAGCCGCCCTCCGCCGCACGCGCTCTCCTCTCCCGTGCCGCCCACCCCGATGGATCCCTCGCCCGATCCGCACGCCGCCTCCGCCCCATTCCCCACCATTCCCGCCGCCACCCACAGGCCGCGGGTCGCCCGCCCGCGGCGCCAGGCCGCCCCCTTCCGTTCCGACCACCCCGGGGCCTCCTGCTCCTCTACCCGGCGCCTCGGCGCTGATCCCGCGAGCTTCGCTGCGGGCCCTGGCTCGCGGCCGAGCACAGCAGGCGGATCACGCCCCTCGGCCTTCGTCTTCGGCGCGGACGCCTCGACGCCGAACCGCGCCGTAGCGGAGGATCCGGCGTCGGCGGGCTCATGGGGTTCTTCCCGTGCCGCTAATTTTGTTTTCGGGAGTGGCGTCTCGGCGAGATCGGAGATGAAGAGAAGCTCCTCGGTTGGATCCAGTGCTGCCCCGTTGTGCAGCCTCTCTGCAGCAGCCGATGAGCTCGTACACGATGATTCTGCAGGCAAGCAAAGAGATGGCTGTGCTCATGTTTCTAGAGGAAATGCTTCCGTGCTGGAGATAGATCCTCGTGCTAGTTTTGGTGCCTCGGAAATCAATTTGAGCTCACATGACATTTTTCGTCCGAGCATTCTTCATGGTGTCGCCAAGCAGCGCGATGAAGGGCGTGGCATTTTCTCTCAGAGGGTAGGATGCAAGAGTAGGGAAACAAATTCATCATTGGCTGGTCCAGCGGTCAATGCAACAAAATGTACTGTCAGGAACGATTCCTTGGAATTCCCCAAGGACCGTGGTAACTCATCCGCAGGAGATTCTGTTGATAAAGTTTACTTCACAAAGGATGGAAGCAAACTTTCTGCAACTGGTGACGATGTCAAACATGACTTGTTTGTTTTCGGGGAGGGTGCTAGTGCTCAACATAGTATGTTCGCTGCAAATACAGAGCAAAGTAATGTCAAGAAGTTGGATTCATCTGATAAAGAGGATGTAACATGCAGTTCTGGGCAACTTGGTCTTTCAGCCACCGAGGATGGCAGATGTATCAAGTCACAGCTTGCACCTGGTTCACGTAATAGGGATGCTCCACATTCCAGACCTTGTGAGGTTCATGAAACAGAAAAAGCCTCGAATACTGCACCTTTTAGCATTGGAGCTCAAGATGACATTGTGAAGGTTTCTTTCATAAAGTTGCCTGATGGTATACAAACACAAGTAGGCGCAGCATCTGGACTTGCTGAATGTAGATCTTTTGATGAGAGATCATTTACTCTACAGGACCACAATTCACCATCTGGAGAGAAGGGAGTGATTAAGGCTATGAGCATGAATAGAAGGGCAGTTAAACCAAAGAAGTTCTCCTCACCCCGCCAGGTTTCTTCCTTGCGGAATGTCCTTGCAGCTGATAGTTTTTCTGTAAAAGTGACTCCGGAAACAAACTTTAGTATGAAACAATCTGGAAAAGTTGACCTCAGGTTAGAGGACTCTGGTATCTGCGTAGGTAACAGTGGCCCAGAGGTAGCTGATGCTACGCAAACAGCAGAAAGTAGCCATCATGGAACAGGGATTACTTTTGCAGCAAACTTGGAAAGCTGTGGTAACTCTGACTTAATATTTGCTTCATCTACTTTCGATCGAAGTAAGTTGGGCTCACAAAGACAACAGAATAGAAGCTCTGAAGGAATGACGTCTCATACTAACTCTGTTCAAAGCCTTCCTACATCTGCCATCAGTCTTGCACACACAGAAGTTTCAGCAAGTCAGCCACACACAGTTTTAGCGCCTCAATGGACTGAATACAGCAAAGCAGAACCTACAGTAGTAACATGTACAAAAACAGGAAACTTTAGATATCAGGAGGATTGTGAAACTTGGCGTATAAGGTGTGTACACAACCTTCTGTATTTATGAACTTACATACTATGTTTAATAACTTATGCCTGCACAGGTGCAAATATCACAGTTACATCAACCATTTCTTCTAAAATAGGCAAATAGCACAAGTCAATAAAATATGATTATTTATATGTGGACACCAATTTAACATCTGCACTAATCTGAAAGCAAACTTAGAAAGGATCGCAACTGTGCTTGAACTTCCATAACAGAAGAAAATTATCTCCAACCAAGAACCAATGCGATGTATCTCAGTCAATGGAAATTCAGCTATTTGTTCCTCTGTTagccttttgcctttttttcaCACCCGCTCCTCATGCTATGTAATCAAGTTTATGCTTTGAATATATGGATCATGTGATGTGTTTGATAAATCTGGAATTTGCTGGCTTATAATTAATTCACACGAGTGGTAGTTTATGAAATATAAACAGTTAAAACTGAAATATGTTGAATTTTGGTTTGATTTGAATAGGGGGATTAGAGTTTCTTATTTGTTGCTTTA
Coding sequences within:
- the LOC123443509 gene encoding uncharacterized protein LOC123443509 isoform X2, which encodes MDPSPDPHAASAPFPTIPAATHRPRVARPRRQAAPFRSDHPGASCSSTRRLGADPASFAAGPGSRPSTAGGSRPSAFVFGADASTPNRAVAEDPASAGSWGSSRAANFVFGSGVSARSEMKRSSSVGSSAAPLCSLSAAADELVHDDSAGKQRDGCAHVSRGNASVLEIDPRASFGASEINLSSHDIFRPSILHGVAKQRDEGRGIFSQRVGCKSRETNSSLAGPAVNATKCTVRNDSLEFPKDRGNSSAGDSVDKVYFTKDGSKLSATGDDVKHDLFVFGEGASAQHSMFAANTEQSNVKKLDSSDKEDVTCSSGQLGLSATEDGRCIKSQLAPGSRNRDAPHSRPCEVHETEKASNTAPFSIGAQDDIVKVSFIKLPDGIQTQVGAASGLAECRSFDERSFTLQDHNSPSGEKGVIKAMSMNRRAVKPKKFSSPRQVSSLRNVLAADSFSVKVTPETNFSMKQSGKVDLRLEDSGICVGNSGPEVADATQTAESSHHGTGITFAANLESCGNSDLIFASSTFDRSKLGSQRQQNRSSEGMTSHTNSVQSLPTSAISLAHTEVSASQPHTVLAPQWTEYSKAEPTVVTCTKTGNFRYQEDCETWRIRGNQAYAAGQLAKAEECYTHGINSVSQNQASQKALMLCYSNRAATRISLGRMRDALSDCRRATEIDSSFLKAQVRAANCLLALGDVKEAQKGFEICLKSNHAASLDHKIIQEASDGLQKAQKVSTFMLQSKEYLVKKEFNEIPSALQMITDALSISIHSDNLMKMKAEALLLLRRYEELIQFCEETLQLAERNSVSLCLDERLENINLDSYGFSVKSWRYYLIAKSYFFIGKLEEAHQFLKKYEQTTPAEYKCGKQSQQSVSLLLKTISELLHLKVISRRASLYELIRDYCQAENDLRRLISLLEEQLQDNMSMPPEKLDNVRNNLHRANLRLSALERDARKRTSLNMYLILGIEPSCSAADIKKAYRKAALRHHPDKAGNFLVRSENIDDTVWSEIVNAIRRDADYLFKIIGKAYAILSDPIMKSK
- the LOC123443509 gene encoding uncharacterized protein LOC123443509 isoform X1; its protein translation is MDPSPDPHAASAPFPTIPAATHRPRVARPRRQAAPFRSDHPGASCSSTRRLGADPASFAAGPGSRPSTAGGSRPSAFVFGADASTPNRAVAEDPASAGSWGSSRAANFVFGSGVSARSEMKRSSSVGSSAAPLCSLSAAADELVHDDSAGKQRDGCAHVSRGNASVLEIDPRASFGASEINLSSHDIFRPSILHGVAKQRDEGRGIFSQRVGCKSRETNSSLAGPAVNATKCTVRNDSLEFPKDRGNSSAGDSVDKVYFTKDGSKLSATGDDVKHDLFVFGEGASAQHSMFAANTEQSNVKKLDSSDKEDVTCSSGQLGLSATEDGRCIKSQLAPGSRNRDAPHSRPCEVHETEKASNTAPFSIGAQDDIVKVSFIKLPDGIQTQVGAASGLAECRSFDERSFTLQDHNSPSGEKGVIKAMSMNRRAVKPKKFSSPRQVSSLRNVLAADSFSVKVTPETNFSMKQSGKVDLRLEDSGICVGNSGPEVADATQTAESSHHGTGITFAANLESCGNSDLIFASSTFDRSKLGSQRQQNRSSEGMTSHTNSVQSLPTSAISLAHTEVSASQPHTVLAPQWTEYSKAEPTVVTCTKTGNFRYQEDCETWRIRGNQAYAAGQLAKAEECYTHGINSVSQNQASQKALMLCYSNRAATRISLGRMRDALSDCRRATEIDSSFLKAQVRAANCLLALGDVKEAQKGFEICLKSNHAASLDHKIIQEASDGLQKAQKVSTFMLQSKEYLVKKEFNEIPSALQMITDALSISIHSDNLMKMKAEALLLLRRYEELIQFCEETLQLAERNSVSLCLDERLENINLDSYGFSVKSWRYYLIAKSYFFIGKLEEAHQFLKKYEQTTPAEYKCGKQSQQSVSLLLKTISELLHLKVAGNEAFQAGKYSEAVEHYTAALLSNAESLHFSAICFGNRAAAYQAMGQVLDAIADCSLAIALDTSYCKVISRRASLYELIRDYCQAENDLRRLISLLEEQLQDNMSMPPEKLDNVRNNLHRANLRLSALERDARKRTSLNMYLILGIEPSCSAADIKKAYRKAALRHHPDKAGNFLVRSENIDDTVWSEIVNAIRRDADYLFKIIGKAYAILSDPIMKSK